From Pseudanabaena sp. PCC 6802, one genomic window encodes:
- a CDS encoding YqeG family HAD IIIA-type phosphatase, whose amino-acid sequence MLNSLTIILKKLLFFIPQFSLRQSSERIQKRQAAYLPSQADILASIDLSCLISFGICGVILDLDNTIVSEDDRYLSPNAEIWIEQAKGNNIKFFLLSNGKKRYRVEYWSARLDIPAISPARKPFPKAFRRAIKHMQLQPKQVAVIGDSRHTDVLGAWLAGCTSIQVASLPHPPRWWEKLLGKYVQKPYPKGLSLWNF is encoded by the coding sequence ATGTTAAATAGTTTAACTATCATCCTCAAAAAACTCCTGTTCTTTATTCCACAATTCTCATTACGGCAATCAAGTGAGAGAATTCAAAAGAGGCAAGCGGCATATCTTCCAAGTCAGGCAGATATATTAGCTTCTATCGATCTGAGTTGCTTAATATCATTTGGAATTTGTGGGGTTATTCTCGACCTGGATAATACCATTGTCTCTGAAGACGATCGCTACCTGTCTCCCAATGCCGAAATTTGGATCGAGCAAGCCAAGGGTAACAACATCAAATTTTTTTTGTTGTCGAATGGTAAGAAGCGTTATCGTGTCGAATATTGGTCGGCACGTTTGGATATACCAGCGATCAGCCCAGCTAGAAAACCGTTCCCTAAAGCATTTCGAAGAGCTATAAAGCATATGCAGCTTCAACCCAAACAGGTTGCTGTAATTGGAGATAGCCGCCATACTGACGTTTTGGGGGCATGGCTGGCGGGGTGTACGAGCATTCAAGTTGCGTCCCTACCCCATCCACCTCGTTGGTGGGAAAAACTGCTAGGAAAATACGTGCAAAAACCTTATCCTAAAGGTCTTAGTCTTTGGAATTTTTAA
- a CDS encoding SMR family transporter, translating to MPSYLLPSLLILITVGLNTLAQYLLKLGSGQNLLNLYLVGGLFAYGLSTIFYILVLGKLNLSVAYPIAIGLTVTCTTITGATLLGEKVTTVQWFGIGLMLSGISAIASGVKQ from the coding sequence ATGCCAAGTTATCTTTTACCGAGTTTACTGATTCTGATCACCGTTGGGTTAAATACTTTAGCACAATATCTGCTAAAACTCGGCTCTGGTCAAAATCTCCTGAACCTCTACTTAGTGGGGGGACTTTTTGCTTATGGATTAAGCACAATTTTCTATATCCTGGTTTTGGGTAAATTAAATTTATCTGTTGCCTATCCTATTGCAATTGGGTTGACTGTTACGTGCACCACCATTACTGGTGCAACTCTTCTAGGAGAAAAGGTAACTACTGTACAATGGTTTGGCATAGGGTTGATGTTAAGTGGGATTTCTGCAATCGCTTCTGGAGTCAAACAATAA
- a CDS encoding glycosyltransferase family 4 protein codes for MKNTDSPCIAWLLPVAWFYWQPSLVEFTRFFPNTTIFTGLFPGFVKGSEEQLKIEVVGQFRVIEINRDKGSYGDNFTYLSPKIIGHLLRLRPQVIFSSSFGVWTILALLLKLLFWWRVIIAYEGSSPGVDYRNSALRLFVRRLMVWLADAYITNSQAGSAYLIDILKAKKDRVFVQPYEIPDERTLPGSAEVKEPKALELQRPVFLFVGHVIPRKGLPLLLQACAMLQARGYEQYTLQIVGDGSQQQELKAFCQEHHLSDRVQWAGRVAYDSIGNYFHNADVFVFPTLEDTWGVVTLEAMLLGKPILCSQGAGTSELVVHGENGYVFAPDDPDKLADLMQKFLNEPDLIPAMGERSKQIMAQYTPVAAAQCLAEITKLVMTN; via the coding sequence ATGAAAAATACTGATAGTCCTTGTATTGCCTGGCTTCTCCCAGTAGCTTGGTTTTACTGGCAACCTTCTCTAGTCGAATTTACTCGATTCTTTCCCAATACAACTATATTCACGGGTCTCTTTCCTGGATTTGTCAAGGGGTCAGAAGAACAGCTTAAGATTGAAGTAGTTGGACAGTTCAGGGTAATTGAAATCAATCGGGATAAGGGTAGTTATGGTGATAACTTTACCTATTTATCACCGAAAATTATTGGGCATTTGCTGAGGCTTAGACCACAAGTCATTTTCTCCAGTTCGTTTGGAGTTTGGACAATTTTGGCTCTATTGCTAAAGCTTCTATTTTGGTGGAGAGTTATCATTGCCTATGAAGGTAGTTCTCCAGGAGTTGATTATCGTAATTCGGCGTTAAGATTGTTTGTGCGCCGGTTAATGGTTTGGCTAGCTGATGCCTATATTACCAACAGTCAGGCTGGCAGTGCGTATTTAATTGACATATTAAAGGCTAAGAAAGATCGTGTTTTTGTTCAACCATATGAAATTCCAGACGAGCGAACTTTACCTGGTAGTGCTGAAGTCAAAGAGCCAAAGGCACTGGAATTACAGCGTCCGGTCTTTTTGTTTGTTGGGCACGTGATTCCTCGTAAAGGACTGCCTCTACTATTACAAGCTTGTGCTATGTTGCAAGCTAGAGGTTATGAACAATATACTTTACAGATAGTGGGAGATGGTTCGCAGCAGCAAGAATTGAAGGCTTTTTGTCAGGAGCATCACTTAAGCGATCGCGTGCAATGGGCAGGACGAGTCGCCTATGACAGCATTGGCAATTATTTTCATAATGCAGATGTTTTTGTCTTCCCGACACTGGAAGATACTTGGGGGGTAGTAACTTTGGAGGCAATGCTACTGGGCAAGCCAATCCTCTGTTCTCAAGGGGCGGGCACCTCCGAACTAGTCGTTCATGGTGAGAATGGTTATGTGTTTGCACCCGACGATCCCGATAAGCTAGCCGATTTGATGCAGAAGTTCTTGAACGAGCCAGACTTAATTCCCGCTATGGGTGAGCGATCGAAACAGATTATGGCTCAGTACACCCCAGTAGCAGCAGCCCAATGCCTAGCTGAGATTACCAAGTTGGTGATGACCAATTAA
- a CDS encoding decaprenyl-phosphate phosphoribosyltransferase: MKLNSLRSHLKALRPRQWTKNLVVFAAPLFAFEISTKSLFGGLLAFCLFCAASSSFYLLNDIFDVKSDRQHPVKCKRPIASGAVAIPTAIAMAAILLITALAIGWWNSTGLGLAILCYALLQVAYNLRLKHTVILDVIAISSGFILRAFAGAAATDIVLSSWFLLCTAMLALFLGIEKRKAELRLSELRGGKSRSVLHRYSLPLLSRMESVVTNGTIITYALWSSGPLVRGASTAWMMLTLPFVLYGVFRYQLLSDPQEIARRNNESESGGQTERPEEVLLGDKPLLLTVMAWVATTFSILFLKRYGYIS; the protein is encoded by the coding sequence ATGAAGTTAAATTCTCTACGATCGCATTTAAAGGCACTGCGGCCAAGACAATGGACAAAAAATTTAGTTGTATTTGCTGCACCTCTGTTTGCTTTTGAAATTTCAACTAAATCACTATTTGGAGGCTTATTGGCATTCTGCCTTTTTTGCGCAGCTTCTAGTAGTTTTTACCTGCTTAACGATATTTTTGATGTCAAATCCGATCGCCAGCACCCGGTTAAATGTAAACGCCCAATAGCATCTGGTGCCGTAGCAATTCCAACTGCGATCGCCATGGCAGCGATCCTCTTAATAACTGCACTGGCTATAGGTTGGTGGAATTCAACAGGTTTAGGGTTAGCAATTCTTTGTTATGCCCTTTTGCAGGTTGCCTATAACCTCCGGCTCAAACATACAGTAATTTTGGATGTTATCGCGATCTCAAGTGGATTTATTCTCAGAGCATTTGCGGGTGCTGCCGCTACCGATATTGTACTGTCTTCTTGGTTCCTGCTCTGTACTGCCATGCTAGCTCTATTTTTAGGAATTGAGAAGCGAAAAGCAGAGCTGAGACTTTCAGAGCTAAGAGGCGGTAAATCTCGTTCAGTTCTCCATCGTTATTCTCTTCCCTTGCTAAGCAGAATGGAAAGTGTCGTAACCAATGGCACGATTATTACCTATGCACTGTGGAGTTCTGGCCCCTTGGTGCGAGGTGCCTCTACAGCTTGGATGATGTTGACATTACCTTTTGTGTTGTATGGAGTCTTTCGCTATCAATTGCTAAGCGATCCCCAGGAGATCGCTCGCCGTAACAATGAGAGTGAAAGTGGAGGACAAACTGAGCGCCCAGAAGAAGTTCTACTGGGTGATAAGCCATTATTGCTAACCGTAATGGCTTGGGTAGCAACAACGTTTAGTATTTTATTTTTAAAACGATATGGATATATATCCTGA
- a CDS encoding acyltransferase: MSVFADFLGDRKKIFLGQEITICKYATLEVDPSDTDRSKIIIGDRTLISSFAILRTYGGTIKIGSSSFVNSFSVLYGHGDLTIGNGCLIGPQVTIVPVNYGFQDRNIPFREQIPSLKGIVIEDDVWIGAGVTILDGCIVGKGSVIGAGAVVTKSVEPYSIVAGVPAKKIGSRE; this comes from the coding sequence GTGAGTGTTTTTGCCGACTTTCTTGGCGACAGAAAAAAAATATTTTTGGGGCAAGAGATCACAATATGTAAGTATGCCACTTTGGAAGTCGATCCGTCGGATACCGATCGCTCGAAGATTATTATTGGCGATCGCACGCTAATTAGTTCATTTGCAATTCTTCGTACCTATGGCGGCACGATTAAAATCGGAAGCTCATCTTTTGTGAATTCCTTCTCGGTGCTCTATGGACATGGAGATCTCACAATTGGCAACGGTTGTTTGATCGGGCCGCAAGTAACAATCGTTCCAGTCAACTATGGTTTTCAAGACCGCAATATCCCGTTTAGGGAACAAATTCCCAGCTTAAAAGGAATTGTAATTGAAGATGATGTATGGATTGGCGCAGGAGTAACAATTTTAGATGGGTGCATAGTTGGAAAAGGTTCTGTTATTGGCGCGGGAGCAGTAGTAACTAAAAGTGTGGAACCTTACTCAATAGTTGCTGGCGTTCCAGCCAAGAAAATCGGGAGCCGAGAGTAA
- a CDS encoding glycosyltransferase family 4 protein yields MKVLLSAYACEPGRGTELGVGWNTAWEIAKYHEVWVLTRPDDGREAIESELSRNPNPNLHFVYFTLPVLGSIWRFGSIAFLIHYYFWQVQAYFVARRLHQEINFDVAHHVTFVRHSTPSFLALLPIPFIWGPVGGGESAPNPFWRDFSFRNRVYEILRSAARWFGERDPFARMTARRSTIVRVTTQDTAIRVQEMGAKKIEVFPEASLTKEEIVRLTQYASTDITVARFISMGRLLHWKGFHLGLRAFALAGLPEAEYWVFGDGPERQRLESLAAELGIANQVKFWNRLPRDEVLQKLGSCTALVHPSLHDSGGWVCLEAMTAARPVICLNLGGPAIQVTDKTGFKVNASDPDLAVQGLAAAMVRLANDPELRLAMGQAGQLRVKEFYNWEIRGQQIVKLYGDVVRATSLSVGVSS; encoded by the coding sequence ATGAAGGTTTTGCTGTCAGCTTATGCCTGTGAGCCAGGACGAGGGACAGAACTCGGAGTAGGCTGGAACACAGCTTGGGAAATTGCTAAGTACCACGAAGTGTGGGTGTTGACGCGACCTGATGATGGGCGAGAAGCGATCGAATCAGAGCTCAGTCGCAATCCAAATCCAAATCTACACTTTGTCTATTTTACACTTCCTGTTTTGGGATCTATTTGGCGATTTGGATCTATTGCCTTCCTGATTCACTACTATTTTTGGCAGGTACAGGCATATTTTGTGGCTCGCCGCTTGCACCAAGAAATCAACTTTGATGTGGCTCACCATGTGACATTTGTACGGCACTCAACACCCAGTTTTCTAGCATTGCTCCCGATTCCTTTCATCTGGGGGCCGGTGGGTGGCGGTGAATCAGCACCCAATCCGTTTTGGCGAGATTTCAGCTTTCGCAATAGAGTTTACGAAATTCTGCGTAGCGCGGCAAGATGGTTTGGCGAACGCGATCCATTTGCCCGCATGACGGCTCGTCGTAGCACTATTGTGCGGGTTACCACTCAGGATACTGCTATTCGCGTTCAAGAAATGGGTGCAAAGAAGATCGAAGTATTTCCTGAAGCCAGTCTCACCAAAGAAGAGATCGTGCGCCTAACCCAATATGCCAGTACGGATATTACTGTAGCTCGATTTATTAGCATGGGTCGCCTTTTGCATTGGAAAGGCTTTCACCTTGGGTTGCGAGCGTTTGCTCTGGCAGGACTCCCAGAGGCTGAGTATTGGGTTTTTGGGGATGGTCCCGAACGCCAAAGATTGGAGTCTCTAGCCGCAGAGTTAGGTATCGCCAACCAAGTTAAATTTTGGAATCGGCTGCCACGGGATGAAGTTCTTCAGAAGCTAGGAAGTTGTACTGCGCTAGTTCATCCCAGTTTGCATGATTCTGGAGGGTGGGTTTGCCTGGAAGCTATGACAGCAGCACGACCAGTGATTTGTCTTAATTTAGGTGGACCTGCCATTCAGGTAACTGATAAAACGGGGTTTAAAGTAAATGCCTCCGATCCCGATCTTGCCGTTCAAGGTTTGGCAGCAGCAATGGTGCGTTTGGCAAATGATCCTGAACTGAGATTGGCAATGGGGCAAGCAGGTCAACTACGAGTCAAGGAGTTCTACAATTGGGAGATTCGCGGACAACAGATCGTCAAGCTGTATGGAGATGTGGTTAGGGCGACGTCGCTATCAGTTGGGGTTAGTTCGTAA
- a CDS encoding phytanoyl-CoA dioxygenase family protein encodes MLLTKLSISEKLAIKEYYDSYGYVIIENLLSQSKIEEFLISYEIVKHSSSFVFFSQDTHLPSRPRLTPEGFIENSMLNPASLKLWKQFSQSVEECLVDEGITTALSILSGVSKHVMMQNMFFDKSTGTIEHQDHYYLDSDPPGRMIAVWYALEDIHKDAGCFFVLPGSHKGKVVQRKSASNFSDHDAFVKEIAHLINEGKYEYRSFPLKKGDVLFWHPYTIHGAYNNRDPRFSRKSLTAHYYPANLNPLYAGTIPTVRKTSNSNISILGSERECYVSNVMHYVRYIANYIRGRGPDYDMRRNSYE; translated from the coding sequence ATGTTACTCACAAAACTTTCTATTAGTGAAAAACTCGCTATCAAAGAATACTACGATTCCTACGGTTATGTGATTATTGAGAATCTGTTGAGTCAATCTAAAATTGAGGAATTCCTCATCTCTTACGAAATAGTCAAGCACTCAAGTTCCTTTGTATTTTTTAGTCAGGATACGCATCTTCCGAGCCGACCAAGACTAACTCCAGAAGGTTTCATTGAAAATTCGATGTTAAATCCTGCAAGTTTAAAACTTTGGAAACAGTTTTCGCAATCTGTGGAAGAATGTCTGGTAGATGAGGGTATCACTACAGCACTTAGCATTCTTTCAGGAGTATCTAAGCATGTAATGATGCAAAATATGTTTTTTGATAAGTCAACAGGAACAATCGAACATCAAGATCACTACTATCTAGACTCGGATCCACCAGGTAGAATGATAGCTGTTTGGTATGCTTTAGAGGATATCCACAAAGATGCTGGTTGCTTTTTTGTGCTACCTGGTAGCCATAAGGGTAAAGTAGTACAGAGAAAGAGTGCATCAAACTTTTCAGATCACGATGCCTTTGTAAAAGAAATTGCACATTTGATTAATGAGGGCAAATATGAATATCGCAGTTTTCCCCTAAAAAAAGGGGACGTACTTTTCTGGCACCCATACACCATTCATGGAGCATATAACAATCGCGATCCGCGTTTCAGTCGCAAGTCGCTAACTGCTCACTATTATCCAGCTAATTTGAATCCCCTTTATGCAGGTACAATCCCAACCGTTAGAAAAACATCTAATTCAAACATTTCAATCTTGGGTAGCGAACGAGAATGCTATGTGTCCAATGTCATGCACTACGTAAGATATATAGCAAATTATATAAGAGGTAGGGGTCCTGATTATGATATGCGCAGGAATAGCTATGAATAA
- a CDS encoding glycosyltransferase codes for MSEISPRVAFFIGSFGGGGIERITARLAHNFVKLGIKIDLILNRSESPHLWRMPTETRVIDLKTPNLYMSLPGLVRYIKQERPTALLAADHYLNEIALLAKRISGVPLQLVVAEHNQLSKTARNATTWKGRLAPVFARLLYPWADGIVAVSQGVAKDLASTAAIPLESIHTIYNPVINSEMLANAKESVEHPWFKSKEIPVILGVGKLEQQKDFPNLIHAFARVRQLKRARLVILGWGPDRPELESLIKKLDLQDDIDLPGYIQNPYAYMARSSVFVLSSAWEGLPTVLIEAMALGTPVVSTDCESGPSEILANGEYGYLTPVGDSEALADSILKVLSGNLKSIAPNWLDQFGLEVATQRYLDVLGITTTCPAINC; via the coding sequence ATGTCTGAAATCAGTCCCCGCGTTGCTTTTTTTATTGGCTCTTTTGGTGGCGGTGGAATTGAGCGTATTACTGCTCGTCTTGCCCATAATTTTGTGAAGTTAGGCATAAAAATTGATTTAATCCTTAATCGGAGCGAAAGCCCTCATCTATGGAGAATGCCAACAGAAACGCGGGTTATCGATCTTAAAACTCCTAATTTATACATGAGTTTACCTGGACTAGTTCGATACATAAAACAAGAGCGACCGACTGCTTTACTAGCAGCCGATCATTACTTGAATGAGATTGCCCTGCTGGCAAAACGCATTTCTGGAGTGCCGTTGCAGTTAGTTGTAGCCGAACACAACCAACTTTCCAAAACAGCTCGAAATGCAACCACATGGAAAGGACGATTAGCTCCCGTGTTTGCACGGTTGTTGTATCCCTGGGCTGATGGAATAGTAGCTGTTTCTCAAGGAGTTGCCAAAGATCTTGCTAGTACGGCTGCTATACCTTTAGAAAGCATTCACACGATCTACAACCCAGTCATTAATTCTGAAATGTTGGCAAATGCAAAAGAGTCCGTAGAACACCCCTGGTTTAAGTCAAAAGAGATACCAGTTATCTTAGGTGTTGGCAAGCTGGAACAGCAAAAAGATTTTCCTAACCTGATTCATGCTTTTGCCAGAGTACGTCAACTTAAGCGCGCACGCCTCGTCATCCTGGGTTGGGGACCAGATCGCCCAGAACTAGAATCACTAATCAAAAAGTTGGATTTGCAAGATGATATAGATCTCCCAGGATATATACAAAATCCTTATGCTTACATGGCGCGATCTTCAGTATTCGTACTATCATCAGCTTGGGAGGGGTTGCCCACAGTCTTGATCGAGGCAATGGCGTTAGGTACACCTGTGGTATCTACCGATTGCGAGAGTGGCCCCTCTGAGATCCTGGCAAATGGCGAGTATGGCTATTTGACTCCGGTGGGTGACAGTGAAGCTCTTGCAGATTCAATTTTAAAAGTTCTATCAGGTAATCTAAAGTCAATTGCTCCAAACTGGCTCGACCAATTTGGTCTAGAGGTTGCCACTCAAAGATATCTCGATGTGTTAGGGATTACTACCACTTGTCCAGCTATCAATTGCTGA
- a CDS encoding acyltransferase family protein yields MIDPLAQHESQEEKQLKLPLKQTSKFHGFDFLRAIFSVAIVADHAGLFTLATVQGVDTLTNLLYGNFSYLAVPTFFQISLFLFYFKSKKVEFRRFFQKRIIRLISLYLFWVSLFVLLRFLFKGGNAGTAQFAPISVRGWIEFIVSGCNSPFYFFFSLIFTTILAALIALFFKASENNSIRVIYFLFVISCILIFLFSIFDPIISNSYIGDRESSLVQTISGIAQWDYNPLNFLPYVFSAAIVVHELDRGKLEEITPLFQLKLWSLLTLFLIFTLLEWILLASLVHYSRLSLVFGSWLLLYLALLTTRQVPCVVKLISDCSLGLYALHLFFTHILFAENTSFLHALSALVPGLDILVEFLLALIGSIALTLLLKKIEGLKNFV; encoded by the coding sequence ATGATCGATCCTTTAGCTCAGCACGAATCGCAAGAAGAGAAACAATTAAAATTACCCCTAAAACAAACATCAAAATTTCATGGGTTTGATTTTTTGCGTGCCATTTTTTCAGTTGCAATAGTAGCAGATCACGCTGGTCTTTTTACTTTAGCAACTGTGCAAGGAGTAGATACGCTAACGAACCTGCTATATGGCAATTTTAGTTATCTTGCCGTTCCAACTTTTTTTCAAATTTCTCTCTTTTTGTTTTATTTCAAAAGTAAAAAAGTAGAGTTTCGTAGATTTTTTCAAAAAAGAATTATTAGACTGATCTCTCTTTATCTTTTTTGGGTTAGTCTTTTTGTATTGCTGAGGTTTTTATTTAAAGGAGGAAATGCTGGAACTGCTCAATTTGCACCTATATCAGTAAGGGGATGGATAGAATTTATTGTAAGTGGTTGTAATTCCCCATTTTACTTCTTTTTTTCACTAATTTTCACAACCATTCTCGCAGCTCTTATAGCTTTATTTTTTAAAGCCTCGGAAAATAATTCAATAAGAGTGATTTACTTTTTGTTTGTTATCTCTTGTATTCTAATATTTCTCTTTTCGATATTCGATCCAATTATTAGTAATAGTTATATTGGCGATCGAGAATCATCGCTTGTACAGACAATATCCGGTATTGCTCAGTGGGATTATAATCCCCTCAATTTCCTACCCTATGTTTTTAGCGCTGCTATTGTTGTACATGAGTTGGATCGGGGCAAGCTTGAAGAAATAACTCCACTATTCCAACTGAAACTATGGAGTTTATTAACCTTATTTTTAATATTTACTTTGTTAGAGTGGATACTACTTGCAAGTTTAGTTCACTATTCCAGACTGTCGCTTGTTTTTGGTTCTTGGCTCCTCTTGTACCTTGCCTTGCTAACAACTAGGCAAGTCCCTTGTGTTGTTAAACTAATCTCAGACTGTTCTTTGGGACTCTACGCACTTCATTTATTTTTTACACATATTCTCTTTGCGGAGAATACAAGCTTTCTGCACGCACTTAGCGCTCTAGTCCCCGGTCTAGATATATTAGTCGAGTTCTTACTGGCTTTAATCGGTTCGATTGCCCTAACACTTCTTCTAAAGAAGATCGAAGGTTTGAAAAATTTTGTTTAA
- a CDS encoding glycosyltransferase, with the protein MNTPKISILTHDISGGAFTNLCTALVRGFQELGVDCNLVILYASDKELAKYSDIPIVTLNVKRTTFSLMATVRYLREYQPDTILPMPWYFNIVAIWARYISGVKTKVIIGEHNIISLEASVEHRDKLHLRFLPVLMRYTYPHGDGLVGVSKDTITDLVETLKIAAKIPMRVILNPINPVRLQKLAREPITHPWFQNSEIPVIVTTARLAKQKQIDNLLRAFARAIEETPSRLVILGEGPLRADLEILCQNLGIKESVWMPGYEPSPYRYMANCDLFVLASAWEGCPIALQEAMACGAAVVVTDAPGGMKDIVDDGKYGMMVPTGDPDALAKGMLQILTQPDLKQHYREQAKQRSQDFHYLNISKQYFDFCLSVLASHSKNKEIV; encoded by the coding sequence ATGAATACACCTAAGATTTCAATACTAACGCATGATATTAGTGGGGGGGCATTTACGAACCTCTGCACGGCGCTCGTACGAGGATTTCAGGAACTGGGAGTAGATTGCAATTTAGTTATTTTGTACGCTAGTGATAAAGAATTAGCTAAGTATTCTGATATCCCCATTGTAACTTTGAATGTAAAACGCACTACTTTCTCGCTCATGGCAACTGTTCGCTATCTGCGTGAATATCAGCCAGATACCATCTTACCCATGCCTTGGTATTTCAATATTGTGGCGATTTGGGCACGGTATATTTCAGGAGTAAAGACAAAAGTAATTATTGGAGAACACAACATCATTAGCTTAGAAGCTAGTGTTGAGCACCGTGATAAACTTCATCTCCGTTTCTTACCAGTTCTCATGCGGTATACATATCCGCACGGTGACGGATTAGTTGGAGTATCGAAAGATACGATTACTGATTTAGTTGAGACGCTCAAGATTGCTGCGAAAATTCCAATGCGGGTAATTTTGAATCCAATTAACCCTGTTCGCTTACAGAAACTTGCCCGAGAGCCAATTACCCATCCTTGGTTTCAAAACTCGGAGATTCCAGTAATAGTCACAACTGCCCGATTAGCAAAGCAAAAACAGATAGATAACTTGCTTAGAGCTTTTGCTCGAGCGATCGAGGAGACTCCGAGCAGATTGGTAATTTTAGGAGAAGGTCCATTGAGAGCCGATCTAGAAATCCTATGCCAGAATCTTGGCATTAAAGAATCAGTGTGGATGCCTGGATACGAGCCAAGTCCTTATCGCTATATGGCTAACTGCGATCTATTTGTCTTAGCTTCGGCTTGGGAAGGTTGCCCGATCGCACTGCAAGAAGCAATGGCATGTGGAGCAGCAGTAGTAGTCACAGATGCCCCTGGGGGAATGAAAGATATTGTCGATGATGGCAAGTATGGCATGATGGTACCAACGGGCGATCCTGATGCTTTAGCTAAGGGAATGCTGCAAATACTGACACAGCCTGATTTAAAGCAACATTATCGAGAACAAGCAAAGCAGCGATCGCAGGATTTTCATTATTTGAATATCAGCAAACAGTACTTTGACTTTTGTCTATCTGTACTAGCATCCCATTCTAAGAACAAGGAGATCGTTTAG